TTCAAGGGTTTCTTTAATGATAGTCGATAGTACTTCTTCATCTTCTACCAGCAAAACGTGAATTACTTCATTCATAATGGAAATTTAATAATAAAGGTTGTACCAAATTCTAAACGGCTGTTTACAATTATTTCGCCCGAAAGTAAACTAACGAGTTCTTTAACATAACTCAAACCAATTCCGTAACCTTTTACATCATGCAGGTAGCCAGATGTAATTCTGTAAAATTTATCAAAAATCAAAGGCAGGTTTTCTTCACTTATTCCTTTGCCTTTATCCTGAACTTCGAGCTGCCAGTATTTTGACGAACTCAAAACTTTCACCATAATTTCAGGAGTATTGGAACTATATTTCAAAGCATTATCTATAAGATTGGTCAATATGCCATCAATCATATCTTTATCCGTAAGAATGGTTTCATTTTCTAATTCGGTGCTAATTGTAATCTGATTATGATCATTTACACAAAATTTTTCTACTATGCTTCTTACTAACTCATCAATATTTACATGAGTTAAATTTACATATTTTACGCCCAATTCATATCTCGTTATATCTAAAAGGCGATCTATATTGTAATCCAGTTTGTTTAAAACATCTGCATTAATTTTTAAATAACGATTTGTTTTCTCCGGATTAGCCGCTTCTCCAAACTGTAATAAAGCTTCGTTAGTTGATTTAAGAATAGAAATTGGTGTTCGCAATTCGTGCGTAATATTGCTTATAAAATTATTCTTTTTTAAATCCAGTTGTTTTTGTCTGTAAATTATCAATCCCAAATAGCAAAGACTTCCTCCGCTTAGAATAATCAGAATTATAGATATAGAAATCGGAATTATGTTATTTAAAAGAAGAAATTTTTCTGTTTTAAAAAGTCTCGCTTCAATTACCCAGTTTTTCTCACTTGTTCCTAAAGGAACGCTTACCTCATCTTTAGAATCTAAAACCTCTTTTTTTTGTAATGACAACTTATAGTTAATAGAAATTTTTTCTTTGTCGAGTTCTTTTCTAAAATCTTCACTTACTAATTTCAAATCAACATTTTGTTTATTTGATGAAGCTATTAATTTCACCAAAAACAAACGTACACTTGCGAGATTTGCTGTATCAATTTTTAAAGGCTGCATTCCAATTTTAACCGGTCCTGTCGTTTTTGGAAGATTATTTTTAAAGTTTACATTTTCTTTCTTATCATCAATAACCTCACTTATGATGGATAAATAAGGATCGGCATTAGATAAGCTCATAGGAGTTCTAACCTTTTCTAAAAAATACAAATCAACACTTCGCTGCAGCGCATTTTTGACTTTCACCTGAAAATTCGCCTGACTTTCCTGATAGGTTCTGTAAACCCAGAAAAGCTGAAATAGTAAAATACTACAGGCCGTGATAGAAGTGATTAGGATTATTTTAAACTGATTTTTCATAGCAAATGATTCTATACAAATATATCTCATTTTGGTAATCGGCCGACTCAGTTAACACTAGTTAACATTGGTTAAGAAGGCTTTAACCTCCACGCAGAAGATTAGAACTACTTTTGACTTGTACAACTGAAACAATAGAAATCATGAATAATAAAAAACTTTTAATGTGTGCGGCTTCCTGTTTACTTTTTGTAAATATGAAAGGTCAGACTTCAATTGCAGAAAATGCTTCAAAAAAGTCAATTCAGTTTATTTTGCCAGATGGAAAAGTTCTTAAAAATCTCGACAGCCTTCAAAATGCTTGGGGAAAAGATCAGATACTTTTTAAGCATAATGAAGAAGATGACAAAAATGGCGTAATACATCTTGTAAAGAAAACTTCAGAATTTAAAAATCAGGAATCTAAAAGCAAAAAAGCTTTAGCAGAAATGCTTAACACTCCTGCTCCGCAATTTGAGCTTAAAGATCTTAATGGCAAAATTTGGTCTTTAAAAGAACTTCAAGGCAAAACGGTAGTTTTAAATTTCTGGTTTACCTCTTGTGCTCCCTGTATTAAGGAAATTCCGGAACTTAATAAATTAGTAAATGAATATAAAGAAGTTGTTTTTCTTGGAATTACTTTCAACACTCCCGAACATGTAGAAGCATTTCTAAAAAAACGAGCTTTTAATTACGTTCAATTACCAAATGCAGATGAAATAATTAGTAAGTATAATATCTTCTATTTCCCAACTAGTTTTGTAATTGATAAAAACGGGATTATTAAAGGCGTCCTTGAAAAAAGTGACAACATATATCAGGATTTAAAAACCATCATCGATAAAGAGAGTTAAAAAGGAGACTCAGAATTTTAAAATCATTTTCATTCAAAGTAAAAAAAGATTTATTTTTAATAATTGTATTTGAAAAACAAAATTGTAATTATTTTAATTTTAACTTCACTTACACTTTATTAATAAAGGCCGACATTAATTTTTTACTACTTATGAATGAACTGCGAAAACATATTGAGGAAGTTACGCCGCTCACGGATGAAGAATTTGATTATATAAAAACATTTTTTACTGAGAAAAAAGTAAAAAAACATCAATATCTTCTTCAGGACGGAGACAAAGTTTCTTCTGAATATTGGATCATTAAAGGTATTTTTCGGGCTTTTTATATTGATAAAGAAGGAAAAGAACATATTGTGCAGTTTGCCTTAGAAAACTGGTGGCTCTCTGATTATAATGCTTTTTTTAATGAAAAGGAATCTGATATTAATATTGTTTGCATGGAAGATGCAGAAATTTTATGTCTTACACTTTCCGGAAGAGAAAAAATAGCATCAGAACTTCATAAAATGGAACACTTTTTTAGAATGAAACTGACCAAAGGTTACTCTGCACAGCAACGCAGAATAGTTTCGCTTCTATCAAATAATCCGAAAAAAAGATATGAGGATTTTGCGAGTCTTTATCCAAACATTATGCAAAAAATACCTAAAAAATACATCGCTGAATATCTGGGAGTAAGCCGGGAAACTCTAAGCAGATTGTATTCTAATCATTAAAACTATTTTTTTAAGTATAATCTCATCACTTATTTCTTAGTAAAATCAATGTTATTTGTTTAAAAAACAATAAACATTTAATTATCAACACGTTATACTTAAAAATTCTTAGTATATTTATTGATCCCTACATGCCATTTCCCAAATTAAAATTTTTTTTTCTTAACCCAAGTCAATGATTCCAAAAGAATCGCAGGCCTACTTTTGCCTCATAAAATCATCAGAATTAACAGCTAAGTTTCAATTCTGATTTTAACCCCAAAATCTTTAACTGCTTTACATCTAAAGGCTTGTTTTAAAAATGTGATTCAAATCACACTTTTAAAGTGAGTTGACGCAACCTGTAGTTTTTACAGTTGACGGAACTTTGTCTTGAAAGTAAAGCTAATTACAGATCACAAATTTTGTTTAAAGAATTCAACCAATTAAAAAATAAAAATTATGAAAACAACAGCTTATAAATCAATTTCAAAAAAAGCACTAGCCGTTGCAGCGTGTACTTTTTCTCTAATTACAGGAAATACAAATGCTCAAAATTCCTATAGAATAAAAACAGGAAATGTAACAAAAATAACGTCTAAACTAACCCAATATGAAGTAAATGAACAAAATACAACAGAAGTTCGCAAAGCATTGACAGATTATGTAACAGCATCGATTTCATCAAAAGACAACATTATGGCCGAAGCTTTTTATGAGCAGGACAAAACCAATGTTTTATGGCTGATTGAAAGATGGAACGGAAAAC
The sequence above is a segment of the Flavobacterium sp. genome. Coding sequences within it:
- a CDS encoding Crp/Fnr family transcriptional regulator, with amino-acid sequence MNELRKHIEEVTPLTDEEFDYIKTFFTEKKVKKHQYLLQDGDKVSSEYWIIKGIFRAFYIDKEGKEHIVQFALENWWLSDYNAFFNEKESDINIVCMEDAEILCLTLSGREKIASELHKMEHFFRMKLTKGYSAQQRRIVSLLSNNPKKRYEDFASLYPNIMQKIPKKYIAEYLGVSRETLSRLYSNH
- a CDS encoding HAMP domain-containing sensor histidine kinase; this encodes MKNQFKIILITSITACSILLFQLFWVYRTYQESQANFQVKVKNALQRSVDLYFLEKVRTPMSLSNADPYLSIISEVIDDKKENVNFKNNLPKTTGPVKIGMQPLKIDTANLASVRLFLVKLIASSNKQNVDLKLVSEDFRKELDKEKISINYKLSLQKKEVLDSKDEVSVPLGTSEKNWVIEARLFKTEKFLLLNNIIPISISIILIILSGGSLCYLGLIIYRQKQLDLKKNNFISNITHELRTPISILKSTNEALLQFGEAANPEKTNRYLKINADVLNKLDYNIDRLLDITRYELGVKYVNLTHVNIDELVRSIVEKFCVNDHNQITISTELENETILTDKDMIDGILTNLIDNALKYSSNTPEIMVKVLSSSKYWQLEVQDKGKGISEENLPLIFDKFYRITSGYLHDVKGYGIGLSYVKELVSLLSGEIIVNSRLEFGTTFIIKFPL
- a CDS encoding TlpA disulfide reductase family protein, whose product is MNNKKLLMCAASCLLFVNMKGQTSIAENASKKSIQFILPDGKVLKNLDSLQNAWGKDQILFKHNEEDDKNGVIHLVKKTSEFKNQESKSKKALAEMLNTPAPQFELKDLNGKIWSLKELQGKTVVLNFWFTSCAPCIKEIPELNKLVNEYKEVVFLGITFNTPEHVEAFLKKRAFNYVQLPNADEIISKYNIFYFPTSFVIDKNGIIKGVLEKSDNIYQDLKTIIDKES